The following proteins come from a genomic window of Panthera leo isolate Ple1 chromosome E2, P.leo_Ple1_pat1.1, whole genome shotgun sequence:
- the LOC122208273 gene encoding transmembrane protein PMIS2-like, translating into MPPKHAPPAAKGAAAAKGPPAAGGPPAAGGPPAAGAPPAAGAPEKPPEETQTPEELAFYAPNYLCLTILAVILFPPLGLIAIFFSYKTSQANKNSEWDDAYLNSGRTGWLDVFAILIGLGIIYAYTLFM; encoded by the exons ATGCCCCCAAAACACGCCCCACCTGCTGCAAAAGGCGCGGCTGCTGCAAAAGGCCCGCCTGCTGCAGGAGGCCCGCCGGCTGCAGGAGGCCCGCCGGCTGCAGGAGCCCCGCCGGCTGCAGGCGCCCCTGAGAAGCCGCCAGAGGAAACACAGACACCTGAAGAACTGGCATTTTATGCCCCGAATTACTTATGTTTGACCATCCTGGCCGTAATTTTGTTCCCTCCCCTGGGATTAATAGCTATATTCTTCAGTTACAAG ACTTCGCAGGCCAACAAGAACAGCGAATGGGACGATGCTTACCTCAACTCAGGCCGAACAGGCTGGCTGGATGTATTTGCCATACTCATTGGTTTAGGCATCATTTATGCCTATACCCTATTTATGTGA